CCAGTAAGTACCTTATTCGACAAAGTGTGGGATTCACACGTTGTTCGCAAAATTGAAGATGGCCCAGATGTATTTTTGATAGACCGTCACTTTATTCACGAAGTAACTAGCCCAGTGGCTTTTTTGGGTCTTGAAACAAGAGGTATTGGTGTATTGTATCCTGAAAGAACATTTGCTACAGCCGATCACAACACACCAACAATCAACCAACATTTGCCTGTTGAGGATGCTCTTTCTGCCAACCAATTGAAAGCATTAGAAACCAACTCGGCCAAATATGGTATTTCACACTGGGGGTTGGGCGATCCCAAAAATGGTATTGTACACGTAGTTGGCCCTGAAAATGGTATTACCTTGCCAGGTATGACTATCGTTTGTGGTGACTCACATACTTCTACTCACGGAGCATTTGGGGCTATTGCTTTTGGTATCGGTACTTCTGAAGTTGAAATGGTACTTTCTTCGCAATGTATCATGCAGCCAAAGCCTAAAAAAATGCGTATTACCGTAAAAGGTGCATTGGGCAAAGGTGTTACTCCTAAAGACGTAGCTTTATATATTATCTCACAAATTACAGCAAGTGGTGCAACTGGTTATTTTGTAGAATATGCTGGTGAGGTATTTGAAAATATGACTATGGAAGGTCGTATGACTGTTTGTAACCTTTCTATCGAAATGGGTGCACGTGGTGGTATGATTGCTCCAGACGAAACTACATTCAATTATTTGCAAGGCCGTGAAAAAGCACCAAAAGGCGACGATTGGGAAAAAGCTTTGGCTTACTGGAAAACTTTGAAAACAGACGAAGGTGCTACCTTCGACTACGAGTTGACCTTTGATGCTGCCGATATTGAACCCCAAATTACGTATGGTACAAACCCAGGCTTAGGAACAGGTATTACCAAAAATATTCCTGCTGCTACAGACGTAAAAGATGGTGAGGCTTCGTACAAAAAATCTTTGACTTACATGGGATTTGCCGAGAATGAATCTATCATTGGCAAGCAAGTAGATTATGTATTCTTGGGTAGCTGTACCAATGGCCGTATCGAAGACTTCCGT
The DNA window shown above is from Flectobacillus major DSM 103 and carries:
- the leuC gene encoding 3-isopropylmalate dehydratase large subunit is translated as MSNPVSTLFDKVWDSHVVRKIEDGPDVFLIDRHFIHEVTSPVAFLGLETRGIGVLYPERTFATADHNTPTINQHLPVEDALSANQLKALETNSAKYGISHWGLGDPKNGIVHVVGPENGITLPGMTIVCGDSHTSTHGAFGAIAFGIGTSEVEMVLSSQCIMQPKPKKMRITVKGALGKGVTPKDVALYIISQITASGATGYFVEYAGEVFENMTMEGRMTVCNLSIEMGARGGMIAPDETTFNYLQGREKAPKGDDWEKALAYWKTLKTDEGATFDYELTFDAADIEPQITYGTNPGLGTGITKNIPAATDVKDGEASYKKSLTYMGFAENESIIGKQVDYVFLGSCTNGRIEDFRAFASIVKGRKKADNITAWLVPGSHIVEAQIKEEGILDILTEAGFLLRQPGCSACLAMNDDKIPAGKYAVSTSNRNFEGRQGPGSRTLLASPLVAAAAAVTGVVTDPRTLL